The Capsicum annuum cultivar UCD-10X-F1 chromosome 3, UCD10Xv1.1, whole genome shotgun sequence genomic sequence AGGAATAGCATGACCAGCTGCTTGTGGAAGCCCAACAGAAACTTCAAGTCCATAATCATCAGCCACCTGGTGCATCAAACTGTTAACCTGATCCTCCGGAGTCGACAACGACGTACTTCCAGCCATTGAACTCTCCATAAACTCAGCTTGAACTTCCATATTAACGAACTGCCGCTCAAATTGATCCATCGTCTCCGACATCTTCTGGAGGTTACCAGTATTCAGCGACGACTCAAGTGATTTTACGATACTACCCATTGACTTACTAATCGTATTCATTTTCGCCTGTGTATCCAATCGAGCCACAACGGCATCGAGACGAGAAGATAAACGGAGATAATTCATCTGTTCGCTGCGCTTGCGGATTGCGTTCTCGGCGTAAATTCTAGCGCCGTCCATGTTACCTTTCTCGATCGCTTTCTTCACCTTAAGCTTCTCGGCTTTTTcgtctttttcacattttttggcTTGGCGTTGAAGACTTTTTGATGTGAATTTCAGCTCCATGATTTGGTTCATCAATTTCTCTGTATTCCCCATCTCGCTGATCTAGATCCGCCGATTAACGCTTTCAAATTTGGGGAATTTGACCTTTTGATTTGATCAATTTCTTATCTACTTTGTGTTTTTTTTATAGGGCTCGTAGACAGATATTTTCCTGGAAATTACCTGATTAGGAATTGTATAGGCTACTACTCGCTTTCTTACTAATGATCATCTACGGTCAGAAACAATTGTGGCGTTGTTTATTTCGATAATATGAGTCGTTGGATTACTGAAACACGCGGTGGTGGGCCCATGAGATGAGTCGACCGTTGTGCGAGTCCCATCACTTCCTACATTGACGTGGGTATTATCTTAGGCGCGTTTATTTATGTCCTTCATATTCCTCGTTAGGAAGAATGTGTGTCAAAGggttaaaggtaagttttatCGGAGAGTGATGgttatattaatattattgttGAGGATACTAGAGTTAAGGGTTAGTGTTGAATggtcataatttttttatcataattatgaaaagacttagatagttttatgagttttttcttaaataaatttccttcaaattttcttaatcaatgcaataacttttttctattccccaaattcattaaacaactaaaattgatttataCAAGAATGATTAATGAATTTAAGGTACatatattatgtattaagaaaatattatttaaatatatagtataataaacagctattattattatacaagaaataataataatgcatAATATTAATAATTCCCAAAGTTACACAATTAGCCGTTTAAGCCGTTTATATAGTATAAGCCGTTTATTATAAATTGATTTTCAAATACTAAATTTATTAGGATAAAATTTATAGTATAAATTAATATAGTTTAGAAATTTATCGTAGTATAAATTTATTaggataaatttatttttctatttttaacgtagtatcaataaaaattttaaaaatataattgaactaTTTTTCTATCCTGATATACTCATTTTGTTGTAAATTTtgcaaaaatgacaaaataaNNNNNNNNNNNNNNNNNNNNNNNNNNNNNNNNNNNNNNNNNNNNNNNNNNNNNNNNNNNNNNNNNNNNNNNNNNNNNNNNNNNNNNNNNNNNNNNNNNNNNNNNNNNNNNNNNNNNNNNNNNNNNNNNNNNNNNNNNNNNNNNNNNNNNNNNNNNNNNNNNNNNNNNNNNNNNNNNNNNNNNNNNNNNNNNNNNNNNNNNNNNNNNNNNNNNNNNNNNNNNNNNNNNNNNNNNNNNNNNNNNNNNNNNNNNNNNNNNNNNNNNNNNNNNNNNNNNNNNNNNNNNNNNNNNNNNNNNNNNNNNNNNNNNNNNNNNNNNNNNNNNNNNNNNNNNNNNNNNNNNNNNNNNNNNNNNNNNNNNNNNNNNNNNNNNNNNNNNNNNNNNNNNNNNNNNNNNNNNNNNNNNNNNNNNNNNNNNNNNNNNNNNNNNNNNNNNNNNNNNNNNNNNNNNNNNNNNNNNNNNNNNNNNNNNNNNNNNNNNNNNNNNNNNNNNNNNNNNNNNNNNNNNNNNNNNNNNNNNNNNNNNNNNNNNNNNNNNNNNNNNNNNNNNNNNNNNNNNNNNNNNNNNNNNNNNNNNNNNNNNNNNNNNNNNNNNNNNNNNNNNNNNNNNNNNNNNNNNNNNNNNNNNNNNNNNNNNNNNNNNNNNNNNNNNNNNNNNNNNNNNNNNNNNNNNNNNNNNNNNNNNNNNNNNNNNNNNNNNNNNNNNNNNNNNNNNNNNNNNNNNNNNNNNNNNNNNNNNNNNNNNNNNNNNNNNNNNNNNNNNNNNNNNNNNNNNNNNNNNNNNNNNNNNNNNNNNNNNNNNNNNNNNNNNNNNNNNNNNNNNNNNNNNNNNNNNNNNNNNNNNNNNNNNNNNNNNNNNNNNNNNNNNNNNNNNNNNNNNNNNNNNNNNNNNNNNNNNNNNNNNNNNNNNNNNNNNNNNNNNNNNNNNNNNNNNNNNNNNNNNNNNNNNNNNNNNNNNNNNNNNNNNNNNNNNNNNNNNNNNNNNNNNNNNNNNNNNNNNNNNNNNNNNNNNNNNNNNNNNNNNNNNNNNNNNNNNNNNNNNNNNNNNNNNNNNNNNNNNNNNNNNNNNNNNNNNNNNNNNNNNNNNNNNNNNNNNNNNNNNNNNNNNNNNNNNNNNNNNNNNNNNNNNNNNNNNNNNNNNNNNNNNNNNNNNNNNNNNNNNNNNNNNNNNNNNNNNNNNNNNNNNNNNNNNNNNNNNNNNNNNNNNNNNNNNNNNNNNNNNNNNNNNNNNNNNNNNNNNNNNNNNNNNNNNNNNNNNNNNNNNNNNNNNNNNNNNNNNNNNNNNNNNNNNNNNNNNNNNNNNNNNNNNNNNNNNNNNNNNNNNNNNNNNNNNNNNNNNNNNNNNNNNNNNNNNNNNNNNNNNNNNNNNNNNNNNNNNNNNNNNNNNNNNNNNNNNNNNNNNNNNNNNNNNNNNNNNNNNNNNNNNNNNNNNNNNNNNNNNNNNNNNNNNNNNNNNNNNNNNNNNNNNNNNNNNNNNNNNNNNNNNNNNNNNNNNNNNNNNNNNNNNNNNNNNNNNNNNNNNNNNNNNNNNNNNNNNNNNNNNNNNNNNNNNNNNNNNNNNNNNNNNNNNNNNNNNNNNNNNNNNNNNNNNNNNNNNNNNNNNNNNNNNNNNNNNNNNNNNNNNNNNNNNNNNNNNNNNNNNNNNNNNNNNNNNNNNNNNNNNNNNNNNNNNNNNNNNNNNNNNNNNNNNNNNNNNNNNNNNNNNNNNNNNNNNNNNNNNNNNNNNNNNNNNNNNNNNNNNNNNNNNNNNNNNNNNNNNNNNNNNNNNNNNNNNNNNNNNNNNNNNNNNNNNNNNNNNNNNNNNNNNNNNNNNNNNNNNNNNNNNNNNNNNNNNNNNNNNNNNNNNNNNNNNNNNNNNNNNNNNNNNNNNNNNNNNNNNNNNNNNNNNNNNNNNNNNNNNNNNNNNNNNNNNNNNNNNNNNNNNNNNNNNNNNNNNNNNNNNNNNNNNNNNNNNNNNNNNNNNNNNNNNNNNNNNNNNNNNNNNNNNNNNNNNNNNNNNNNNNNNNNNNNNNNNNNNNNNNNNNNNNNNNNNNNNNNNNNNNNNNNNNNNNNNNNNNNNNNNNNNNNNNNNNNNNNNNNNNNNNNNNNNNNNNNNNNNNNNNNNNNNNNNNNNNNNNNNNNNNNNNNNNNNNNNNNNNNNNNNNNNNNNNNNNNNNNNNNNNNNNNNNNNNNNNNNNNNNNNNNNNNNNNNNNNNNNNNNNNNNNNNNNNNNNNNNNNNNNNNNNNNNNNNNNNNNNNNNNNNNNNNNNNNNNNNNNNNNNNNNNNNNNNNNNNNNNNNNNNNNNNNNNNNNNNNNNNNNNNNNNNNNNNNNNNNNNNNNNNNNNNNNNNNNNNNNNNNNNNNNNNNNNNNNNNNNNNNNNNNNNNNNNNNNNNNNNNNNNNNNNNNNNNNNNNNNNNNNNNNNNNNNNNNNNNNNNNNNNNNNNNNNNNNNNNNNNNNNNNNNNNNNNNNNNNNNNNNNNNNNNNNNNNNNNNNNNNNNNNNNNNNNNNNNNNNNNNNNNNNNNNNNNNNNNNNNNNNNNNNNNNNNNNNNNNNNNNNNNNNNNNNNNNNNNNNNNNNNNNNNNNNNNNNNNNNNNNNNNNNNNNNNNNNNNNNNNNNNNNNNNNNNNNNNNNNNNNNNNNNNNNNNNNNNNNNNNNNNNNNNNNNNNNNNNNNNNNNNNNNNNNNNNNNNNNNNNNNNNNNNNNNNNNNNNNNNNNNNNNNNNNNNNNNNNNNNNNNNNNNNNNNNN encodes the following:
- the LOC107861758 gene encoding ESCRT-related protein CHMP1A, yielding MGNTEKLMNQIMELKFTSKSLQRQAKKCEKDEKAEKLKVKKAIEKGNMDGARIYAENAIRKRSEQMNYLRLSSRLDAVVARLDTQAKMNTISKSMGSIVKSLESSLNTGNLQKMSETMDQFERQFVNMEVQAEFMESSMAGSTSLSTPEDQVNSLMHQVADDYGLEVSVGLPQAAGHAIPTKESEKVDEDDLTRRLAELKARG